The stretch of DNA GGGCCGACAGCAACACGCTGGTCGCCGCGTCGTGACTACCGAGAAGAGTCGCCACGGTGTGATACTCCGACTGCGAGAGACCCAACCCGCCGTAGCTGCGCGGGATTTTGATCCCGAACGCACCGATCGCTTTGAACGCCTCGATCACGTCTTCGCCGATGGCGCCGTCTCGATCGATGGCTTCCGGATCCACGGTGTCGACCAACAGCAGGCGGAGGGTGTCGAGAAATTCCTTCGCGTCCTCGCTCATCGCCGAGATCGATGCCTCGGTAAAGAGCGATCTCCGAACGACGCCTTCGAAGAGCCCTGCCATGAACCCTGAATAGGCACGTGTGTCGCGTGCCACTTCCGCCGCCGCGAGCGACCCCTTGAACAGTGGGTGTGGTGTCGCCATACGTACCTCTTCTGATTTGCTTACTTGGCCTTGCGCCAAGCCGCGCCGAGACCGCCGATGCGCGCCGGCCCAACAATGGGACAAAGAGGCTTCGGAGCAGAACCCATCGCCACTTCCTCAAGCTGCTCCAGGCGCCGCCCGGCACGGCCCTCGAACCTGGCCTGCGATATCACCAGACCATGGCGACCGAATTGCGCGGCCAGGTCACTAAAACGATCCCGGGCCAGCGTCCATACCGCCACATATCCGGCCCGAAGGAGATGAATCCGATCGTCGTAACTCAAAAAACTCCGTTCGAACAGGAGGGCATCGGCTTCCACCGGAGAAATAACGAGCACTTCCTTCTCCGGATAGTCCTGCTGGAAGCCCGCCAAGGCTTGCGAGAACCGCGCGTCGAAATTGATCCGGGAGGCCTGTTCCCCGATGGACAAAAATCCCCTATCCCGCAAGCGACGTCCGGACTTGCCGACGGCGGGCGGCGCCTGCGGTGACCGCCTCTCCTGAGTTCGTGCCATCGGATTGATCATGATCATGAAGTCCACATGCTTCTGAACGGCGACCTCGAAGAACGCCATACGGCCGATACCCGCATCGATGTAGTCCCGGCCTTGGATCCGGACCGGGCAAAAATAAATCGGGACGGCTGAGGAGGCCGTCACGGCGCGTGCAATCGGCACGTCCTGCCAATTCTGGTCGCCGAACAACACACCCTCGCCGGTTTCCAGATCGATGGCCGGAATATAGAGTTCTTTGGTGAGTCCGCCGAACGTGTTACTCAACCCTTTGACCGTGAAGATCGTCTCGAGGTACTTCGCGAAGGGTTCCAGCGTGTAAATCCCGCTCGGCAGCGCGTCTTGCGCCTTGTCGAGCAAATCGATAAACGTCATCTCTCCATAGTGACGCACATAGAGCTTCACGAGCGGAACAAGTTGCCGTGTCACCCGCCACACCGTTTTGAGCCCTTCGCCGATGGCGGGAGAAAACACATTCCGATGGTCGAAGTAATACGGTCTGGTGCCGGATAGGTTCGTGTCCAGAATCTCCTGCGGCCTGACGCCATTGGCCAAGAGTGACGCCGCCGCCGCGCCGGCACTCACCCCGACATACAGGTCGAGATCATTCATCGTCACACCGTCTTCGAAAAGATCATCCAGGGCGGTCAACGCGCCGATTTCGAACAGGTAGCCGGTGAAGCCGCCTCCGCCCAACGCCAGCGCCCGCTTGCTGAAAGACGGTGCCATTCTGGGCTCCACATCGACTCAACACACAACGGCCATTCATCGACCCGTGAAATGCGGCTGCCGCTTCTCAAGAAATGCCGAGACGCCTTCTCGTTTGTCCTCCGTGTCGCACAACTCTCCGAACAGGCGCGCTTCCAAGGCCAGGCCGTCATGAAGATTCAGCGCAACACCTTGACGAATCGCTCGAAGCGACGCCCGCACCGCCATCTGGCCTTTCGAAGCAATCATACGCGCCAGCC from Nitrospira sp. encodes:
- a CDS encoding patatin-like phospholipase family protein; its protein translation is MAPSFSKRALALGGGGFTGYLFEIGALTALDDLFEDGVTMNDLDLYVGVSAGAAAASLLANGVRPQEILDTNLSGTRPYYFDHRNVFSPAIGEGLKTVWRVTRQLVPLVKLYVRHYGEMTFIDLLDKAQDALPSGIYTLEPFAKYLETIFTVKGLSNTFGGLTKELYIPAIDLETGEGVLFGDQNWQDVPIARAVTASSAVPIYFCPVRIQGRDYIDAGIGRMAFFEVAVQKHVDFMIMINPMARTQERRSPQAPPAVGKSGRRLRDRGFLSIGEQASRINFDARFSQALAGFQQDYPEKEVLVISPVEADALLFERSFLSYDDRIHLLRAGYVAVWTLARDRFSDLAAQFGRHGLVISQARFEGRAGRRLEQLEEVAMGSAPKPLCPIVGPARIGGLGAAWRKAK